A DNA window from Primulina tabacum isolate GXHZ01 chromosome 12, ASM2559414v2, whole genome shotgun sequence contains the following coding sequences:
- the LOC142520966 gene encoding U2 small nuclear ribonucleoprotein A'-like isoform X3 yields the protein MVRLTADLIWKSPHFFNAIRERELDLRGNKMAVIENIGATEDQFDTIDLSDNEIVKLENFPFLSRLGTLLLNNNRITRINPNLGEFLPKLHTLVLTNNRLTNLVEIDPLVSLPKLQFLSLLDNSITKKPNYRLYVIHKLKSPRLLDFRKAKEKERVEANKLFASKEAEEEAKMESAKTVVPGEIPSTQDVAKEVQAHKPVAPTPEQNLAIKAAIVNSQTLEEVARLEQALKSGQLPAGLNFSESDSLPKNENAQENMITDGKEASDEPKDTESEQKEDGPAEMEEE from the exons ATGGTGAGGTTAACGGCGGATTTGATTTGGAAAAGCCCCCACTTTTTCAATGCCATTCGCGAGCGAGAATTAGATCTCCGAG GAAATAAAATGGCTGTTATTGAAAACATTGGTGCCACAGAG GACCAATTTGACACCATTGATTTATCTGACAACGAGATTGTTAAGCTCGAGAATTTTCCCTTTTTAAGTCGTCTCGGTACTTTGTTGTTGAACAATAATAGAATCACTCGAATCAATCCCAATCTTGGAG AGTTTTTACCCAAATTGCACACCCTGGTGCTGACTAACAATAGGTTAACTAACCTGGTTGAAATAGACCCGCTTGTATCGCTCCCAAAGCTGCAGTTCCTTAGTCTGCTCGACAATAGTATTACGAAGAAACCTAATTATCGATTGTATGTTATCCACAAGTTGAAGTCTCCACGGCTGTTGGATTTCAGGAAAGCCAAAGAAAAG GAGCGAGTTGAAGCCAATAAATTATTTGCATCCAAAGAAGCTGAAGAAGAGGCCAAAATGGAATCAGCAAAGACAGTTGTACCTGGTGAGATTCCAAGCACCCAAGATGTTGCAAAAGAGGTCCAAGCTCATAAACCAGTTGCTCCTACTCCGGAACAAAATTTGGCTATTAAG GCTGCCATTGTGAATTCTCAAACTCTTGAGGAGGTGGCAAGGCTTGAACAG GCGCTAAAGTCAGGCCAACTTCCAGCTGGCTTGAATTTCAGTGAGAGTGACAGTTTGCCTAAAAATGAAAATGCCCAAGAAAATATGATTACTGATGGAAAAGAAGCAAGTGATGAGCCCAAAGACACTGAATCCGAGCAGAAAGAGGATGGGCCTGCTGAAATGGAAGAG GAATGA
- the LOC142520966 gene encoding U2 small nuclear ribonucleoprotein A'-like isoform X1, whose amino-acid sequence MVRLTADLIWKSPHFFNAIRERELDLRGNKMAVIENIGATEDQFDTIDLSDNEIVKLENFPFLSRLGTLLLNNNRITRINPNLGEFLPKLHTLVLTNNRLTNLVEIDPLVSLPKLQFLSLLDNSITKKPNYRLYVIHKLKSPRLLDFRKAKEKERVEANKLFASKEAEEEAKMESAKTVVPGEIPSTQDVAKEVQAHKPVAPTPEQNLAIKAAIVNSQTLEEVARLEQALKSGQLPAGLNFSESDSLPKNENAQENMITDGKEASDEPKDTESEQKEDGPAEMEETYRREFRDPICEVSRPVGMMPCALSHGDISGKTSCIGDSYKLTSHVKSC is encoded by the exons ATGGTGAGGTTAACGGCGGATTTGATTTGGAAAAGCCCCCACTTTTTCAATGCCATTCGCGAGCGAGAATTAGATCTCCGAG GAAATAAAATGGCTGTTATTGAAAACATTGGTGCCACAGAG GACCAATTTGACACCATTGATTTATCTGACAACGAGATTGTTAAGCTCGAGAATTTTCCCTTTTTAAGTCGTCTCGGTACTTTGTTGTTGAACAATAATAGAATCACTCGAATCAATCCCAATCTTGGAG AGTTTTTACCCAAATTGCACACCCTGGTGCTGACTAACAATAGGTTAACTAACCTGGTTGAAATAGACCCGCTTGTATCGCTCCCAAAGCTGCAGTTCCTTAGTCTGCTCGACAATAGTATTACGAAGAAACCTAATTATCGATTGTATGTTATCCACAAGTTGAAGTCTCCACGGCTGTTGGATTTCAGGAAAGCCAAAGAAAAG GAGCGAGTTGAAGCCAATAAATTATTTGCATCCAAAGAAGCTGAAGAAGAGGCCAAAATGGAATCAGCAAAGACAGTTGTACCTGGTGAGATTCCAAGCACCCAAGATGTTGCAAAAGAGGTCCAAGCTCATAAACCAGTTGCTCCTACTCCGGAACAAAATTTGGCTATTAAG GCTGCCATTGTGAATTCTCAAACTCTTGAGGAGGTGGCAAGGCTTGAACAG GCGCTAAAGTCAGGCCAACTTCCAGCTGGCTTGAATTTCAGTGAGAGTGACAGTTTGCCTAAAAATGAAAATGCCCAAGAAAATATGATTACTGATGGAAAAGAAGCAAGTGATGAGCCCAAAGACACTGAATCCGAGCAGAAAGAGGATGGGCCTGCTGAAATGGAAGAG ACTTATCGGAGAGAGTTTAGAGACCCTATATGCGAAGTCAGTCGCCCTGTCGGAATGATGCCTTGTGCTCTATCTCACGGTGATATTTCAGGAAAAACCTCGTGTATTGGGGATAGTTACAAATTGACTTCCCATGTCAAATCTTGTTGA
- the LOC142521130 gene encoding uncharacterized protein LOC142521130 isoform X2: MNLLKLKLQFRHHDHFHCFRHCHQLIKLAPDARHLFFPTREPKLKQLVSFAAPYDFFSGGSRYVNDVNPFSIDKNGEEVEEFDEYLAEDGKVYQKTLRLVECAMFAAISGLAFLLSNSLAIERYFGCFFALPIVLSTMRWGVAAGRKTMVATAVLLFVLSGPVKAITYLLLHGFLGFTMGTIWRLKASWGTSVVLCSMVRAVGALVNVLIASYLIRENILALLLLNCGSFVFLLHLLYAVFFTRLGMKTSLRLPKWLEAAI; encoded by the exons ATGAATCTCCTCAAACTCAAACTGCAATTCCGTCATCACGACCATTTTCACTGTTTCCGCCACTGCCACCAACTCATTAAGCTCGCCCCAGATGCGCGGCACCTCTTTTTCCCCACTCGTGAACCAAAATTGAAACAGTTAGTATCCTTTGCGGCACCCTATGACTTTTTCTCAGGAGGTTCGAGGTATGTGAATGATGTAAACCCATTTTCGATTGATAAGAACGGAGAAGAAGTGGAAGAATTCGATGAATACTTGGCGGAAGATGGGAAGGTTTACCAGAAGACTTTACGATTGGTGGAGTGTGCAATGTTTGCTGCTATTTCTGGATTGGCCTTTCTTTTGAGCAACTCTCTTGCTATTGAG AGATACTTTGGATGTTTCTTTGCTTTGCCAATTGTATTGTCCACTATGAGATGGGGTGTTGCTGCTGGCAGGAAAACTATG GTGGCAACAGCCGTACTATTGTTTGTATTATCTGGTCCGGTGAAAGCTATTACCTATTTG TTATTGCATGGCTTTCTTGGTTTCACAATGGGCACAATTTGGAG GTTGAAGGCCAGTTGGGGTACCTCGGTAGTCTTGTGCTCGATG GTTCGAGCTGTGGGAGCCCTGGTTAATGTTTTAATTGCCTCGTATTTAATCAGAGAAAACATACTCGCACTG CTTCTGCTCAACTGTGGATCCTTTGTGTTTTTGCTGCACCTTTTGTACGCTGTTTTTTTTACGAGACTCGGGATGAAGACGTCGCTCAGATTACCGAAATGGCTGGAGGCTGCAATATAA
- the LOC142521130 gene encoding uncharacterized protein LOC142521130 isoform X1, with amino-acid sequence MNLLKLKLQFRHHDHFHCFRHCHQLIKLAPDARHLFFPTREPKLKQLVSFAAPYDFFSGGSRYVNDVNPFSIDKNGEEVEEFDEYLAEDGKVYQKTLRLVECAMFAAISGLAFLLSNSLAIERYFGCFFALPIVLSTMRWGVAAGRKTMVATAVLLFVLSGPVKAITYLLLHGFLGFTMGTIWRLKASWGTSVVLCSMVRAVGALVNVLIASYLIRENILALITINVHALFTYIFSSMGIISVPSMNLIYFIFGVLLLLNCGSFVFLLHLLYAVFFTRLGMKTSLRLPKWLEAAI; translated from the exons ATGAATCTCCTCAAACTCAAACTGCAATTCCGTCATCACGACCATTTTCACTGTTTCCGCCACTGCCACCAACTCATTAAGCTCGCCCCAGATGCGCGGCACCTCTTTTTCCCCACTCGTGAACCAAAATTGAAACAGTTAGTATCCTTTGCGGCACCCTATGACTTTTTCTCAGGAGGTTCGAGGTATGTGAATGATGTAAACCCATTTTCGATTGATAAGAACGGAGAAGAAGTGGAAGAATTCGATGAATACTTGGCGGAAGATGGGAAGGTTTACCAGAAGACTTTACGATTGGTGGAGTGTGCAATGTTTGCTGCTATTTCTGGATTGGCCTTTCTTTTGAGCAACTCTCTTGCTATTGAG AGATACTTTGGATGTTTCTTTGCTTTGCCAATTGTATTGTCCACTATGAGATGGGGTGTTGCTGCTGGCAGGAAAACTATG GTGGCAACAGCCGTACTATTGTTTGTATTATCTGGTCCGGTGAAAGCTATTACCTATTTG TTATTGCATGGCTTTCTTGGTTTCACAATGGGCACAATTTGGAG GTTGAAGGCCAGTTGGGGTACCTCGGTAGTCTTGTGCTCGATG GTTCGAGCTGTGGGAGCCCTGGTTAATGTTTTAATTGCCTCGTATTTAATCAGAGAAAACATACTCGCACTG ATTACCATAAACGTCCACGCCCTTTTTACGTACATTTTCTCTTCCATGGGCATTATTTCAGTCCCATCAATgaatttgatttatttcatattCGGGGTCCTG CTTCTGCTCAACTGTGGATCCTTTGTGTTTTTGCTGCACCTTTTGTACGCTGTTTTTTTTACGAGACTCGGGATGAAGACGTCGCTCAGATTACCGAAATGGCTGGAGGCTGCAATATAA
- the LOC142520966 gene encoding U2 small nuclear ribonucleoprotein A'-like isoform X2: MAVIENIGATEDQFDTIDLSDNEIVKLENFPFLSRLGTLLLNNNRITRINPNLGEFLPKLHTLVLTNNRLTNLVEIDPLVSLPKLQFLSLLDNSITKKPNYRLYVIHKLKSPRLLDFRKAKEKERVEANKLFASKEAEEEAKMESAKTVVPGEIPSTQDVAKEVQAHKPVAPTPEQNLAIKAAIVNSQTLEEVARLEQALKSGQLPAGLNFSESDSLPKNENAQENMITDGKEASDEPKDTESEQKEDGPAEMEETYRREFRDPICEVSRPVGMMPCALSHGDISGKTSCIGDSYKLTSHVKSC, encoded by the exons ATGGCTGTTATTGAAAACATTGGTGCCACAGAG GACCAATTTGACACCATTGATTTATCTGACAACGAGATTGTTAAGCTCGAGAATTTTCCCTTTTTAAGTCGTCTCGGTACTTTGTTGTTGAACAATAATAGAATCACTCGAATCAATCCCAATCTTGGAG AGTTTTTACCCAAATTGCACACCCTGGTGCTGACTAACAATAGGTTAACTAACCTGGTTGAAATAGACCCGCTTGTATCGCTCCCAAAGCTGCAGTTCCTTAGTCTGCTCGACAATAGTATTACGAAGAAACCTAATTATCGATTGTATGTTATCCACAAGTTGAAGTCTCCACGGCTGTTGGATTTCAGGAAAGCCAAAGAAAAG GAGCGAGTTGAAGCCAATAAATTATTTGCATCCAAAGAAGCTGAAGAAGAGGCCAAAATGGAATCAGCAAAGACAGTTGTACCTGGTGAGATTCCAAGCACCCAAGATGTTGCAAAAGAGGTCCAAGCTCATAAACCAGTTGCTCCTACTCCGGAACAAAATTTGGCTATTAAG GCTGCCATTGTGAATTCTCAAACTCTTGAGGAGGTGGCAAGGCTTGAACAG GCGCTAAAGTCAGGCCAACTTCCAGCTGGCTTGAATTTCAGTGAGAGTGACAGTTTGCCTAAAAATGAAAATGCCCAAGAAAATATGATTACTGATGGAAAAGAAGCAAGTGATGAGCCCAAAGACACTGAATCCGAGCAGAAAGAGGATGGGCCTGCTGAAATGGAAGAG ACTTATCGGAGAGAGTTTAGAGACCCTATATGCGAAGTCAGTCGCCCTGTCGGAATGATGCCTTGTGCTCTATCTCACGGTGATATTTCAGGAAAAACCTCGTGTATTGGGGATAGTTACAAATTGACTTCCCATGTCAAATCTTGTTGA
- the LOC142520552 gene encoding respiratory burst oxidase homolog protein C-like, producing MQPENNHHDMDVATGDRTAYSGPLNKRGGRKSARFNLPDTSTTASASAMEDYVEITLDVREDSVAVHSVKTAGGVDVEDPELALLAKGLEKRSSIGSSVVRNASSKFRQVSQELKRLASLTRRPHPVGRFDRTKSATVHALKGLKFISKTDGGAAWAGVEKRFDELTVKTNGLLPRSLFCECIGMNKESKEFAGELFDALGRRRNISGNSINKGQLREFWDQISDQSFDSRLQTFFDMVDKDADGRITEEEVREIITLSASANKLSNIQKQADEYARLIMEELDPNELGYIMIENLEMLLLQGPSQSVRAADSRNLSKMLSEKLKPTQDYLVKRWYRDFKYFLVDNWQRVWVMAIWIGIMAGLFAYKYVQYKNKAAFEVMGHCVCFAKGAAETLKLNMALILLPVCRNTITWLRNKTKLGKAVPFDDNLNFHKLIAIAIALGTGIHVISHLACDFPRLLHATPEEYEPMEQFFGEQPTSYWFFVKGWEGVTGIIMVVLMAIAFTLASPWFRRNKIHLPKPLDKLTGFNAFWYSHHLFVIVYSLLLIHSIKLYLTHEWYNKTTWMYLAVPIVLYAGERLIRAFRSSIKAVKILKVAVYPGNVLTLHMSKPQGFKYKSGQYIFVNCAAVSPFEWHPFSITSAPRDDHVSVHIRTLGDWTRQLKVVFSEVCQPPPTGKSGLLRADFLQGENNPNFPKVLIDGPYGAPTQDYKNYDVVLLVGLGIGATPMISVVKDIVNNMKAMEEEENSLEEGNRGGNNTPPNASPLTNKRKSGTGSGRHNFKTRRAYFYWVTREQGSFDWFKGVMNEAAETDHKGVIEMHNYCTSVYEEGDARSALITMLQSLNHAKNGVDVVSGTRVKSHFAKPNWRTVYKRIALNHPNSRVGVFYCGAPPPVKELRQLASDFSHKTTTKFEFHKENF from the exons ATGCAGCCGGAAAACAATCACCACGACATGGATGTAGCCACCGGAGATCGGACAGCGTACAGCGGACCGCTGAACAAGCGGGGTGGAAGAAAAAGTGCTCGTTTCAACCTCCCGGATACTTCCACAACCGCCTCCGCCTCCGCCATGGAGGACTACGTGGAGATCACTCTCGACGTCCGGGAGGACTCGGTGGCCGTGCACAGCGTGAAGACGGCAGGAGGGGTCGACGTGGAGGATCCTGAATTGGCTCTACTGGCCAAAGGACTGGAGAAGAGGTCTTCTATTGGATCATCAGTTGTGAGAAATGCTTCGTCGAAATTCAGGCAGGTTTCGCAGGAGCTTAAGCGCTTGGCCTCGCTTACACGACGGCCACATCCGGTGGGGAGATTCGACCGGACGAAATCCGCCACCGTTCATGCTCTCAAGGGTCTGAAGTTTATCAGCAAGACAGATGGTGGCGCCGCCTGGGCTGGGGTGGAGAAGCGGTTTGATGAGCTTACGGTTAAGACAAACGGGTTGCTGCCCCGTTCACTTTTTTGTGAATGCATTG GCATGAACAAAGAGTCTAAGGAATTCGCCGGCGAGCTTTTCGACGCGCTTGGTCGGAGGAGGAATATCTCCGGCAACTCCATTAACAAGGGACAACTAAGAGAGTTTTGGGATCAAATTTCTGATCAAAGTTTCGATTCTCGGCTTCAAACTTTCTTTGACAT GGTTGATAAAGATGCTGATGGAAGGATCACAGAAGAGGAAGTGAGAGAG ATTATTACCTTGAGTGCTTCTGCAAATAAGCTGTCAAATATTCAGAAGCAAGCTGATGAATATGCAAGACTAATCATGGAGGAACTAGACCCCAATGAACTCGGATATATCATG ATAGAAAACTTGGAGATGCTGTTACTACAAGGTCCTAGCCAATCGGTGCGGGCAGCTGATAGCCGGAACTTGAGCAAAATGCTCAGTGAAAAGCTTAAGCCAACTCAAGACTATCTTGTAAAGAGATGGTACCGAGATTTTAAGTACTTTTTAGTAGATAATTGGCAAAGAGTTTGGGTGATGGCAATATGGATTGGAATCATGGCTGGTCTTTTTGCTTACAAGTATGTGCAATACAAAAATAAAGCGGCGTTCGAAGTAATGGGCCACTGTGTGTGCTTTGCCAAAGGGGCAGCCGAGACTCTAAAGCTAAACATGGCCTTGATTTTGCTTCCTGTGTGCCGAAACACCATCACCTGGCTTAGGAACAAAACTAAACTAGGCAAGGCTGTTCCGTTCGATGACAATCTCAACTTTCACAAA CTAATTGCCATAGCAATTGCATTGGGAACTGGGATACATGTCATTAGCCATTTAGCATGTGATTTCCCTCGTCTTCTGCACGCAACGCCAGAAGAGTACGAGCCCATGGAGCAATTCTTTGGCGAACAACCAACGAGCTATTGGTTTTTTGTTAAGGGGTGGGAAGGAGTGACCGGAATCATAATGGTGGTTCTAATGGCTATAGCCTTCACATTAGCATCACCTTGGTTCAGAAGGAACAAAATTCATTTACCAAAACCTTTGGACAAACTCACAGGATTCAATGCATTTTGGTATTCACATCACCTATTCGTTATCGTGTATAGCCTCCTCCTTATTCATAGTATCAAGCTTTATTTGACACACGAATGGTACAATAAAACG aCATGGATGTATCTGGCAGTTCCTATCGTACTTTATGCCGGAGAAAGGTTGATTCGAGCATTCAGGTCAAGTATCAAGGCTGTTAAGATCCTAAAG GTGGCTGTCTACCCAGGAAATGTGCTAACACTTCACATGTCAAAGCCACAAGGATTCAAATACAAAAGTGGACAATACATTTTTGTGAACTGTGCAGCAGTCTCTCCATTTGAATG GCACCCATTCTCCATTACTTCAGCTCCTAGAGATGATCATGTGAGTGTCCACATTCGGACTCTTGGTGATTGGACTAGGCAACTTAAAGTCGTCTTCTCtgag GTTTGCCAGCCACCACCAACGGGGAAAAGTGGGCTCCTTAGGGCTGACTTCTTGCAAGGAGAGAATAATCCCAA TTTTCCCAAAGTTCTAATTGATGGTCCATATGGAGCACCAACACAGGACTATAAGAACTATGATGTGGTGCTGCTTGTGGGGCTTGGAATCGGTGCAACACCGATGATCAGTGTCGTCAAAGACATAGTGAATAATATGAAAGCAATGGAGGAGGAAGAGAATTCTTTGGAGGAGGGAAACAGAGGCGGTAACAACACGCCTCCGAATGCTAGCCCTTTGACGAATAAACGAAAGTCGGGAACTGGGAGCGGGAGACACAACTTTAAGACAAGGAGAGCTTATTTCTACTGGGTTACTAGAGAACAAGGCTCCTTTGATTGGTTTAAAGGCGTGATGAATGAAGCAGCTGAAACAGACCATAAGGGAGTAATAGAAATGCACAACTATTGTACTAGTGTGTATGAAGAGGGTGATGCTCGTTCTGCTCTAATCACAATGCTTCAATCACTCAATCATGCCAAGAATGGAGTGGATGTCGTGTCAGGAACTCGGGTTAAGTCCCACTTCGCCAAGCCTAATTGGCGTACGGTTTACAAACGCATCGCCCTTAATCATCCCAATTCAAGAGTTG GAGTATTTTACTGCGGGGCACCACCACCAGTGAAGGAGCTAAGACAGTTGGCCTCTGATTTTTCACACAAGACTACCACCAAATTCGAATTCCACAAAGAAAACTTTTGA